The following coding sequences lie in one Drosophila sulfurigaster albostrigata strain 15112-1811.04 chromosome 2R, ASM2355843v2, whole genome shotgun sequence genomic window:
- the LOC133836721 gene encoding LOW QUALITY PROTEIN: uncharacterized protein LOC133836721 (The sequence of the model RefSeq protein was modified relative to this genomic sequence to represent the inferred CDS: deleted 1 base in 1 codon), which yields MDLYYSPYASSTGAILLLGKVFGVEINKIPINIQAKEQLKPEFVKLNPQHTIPTIVDNGFSLWESRVILTYLIEKYAKDDSLYPKDPQKRAVVNQRLYFDLGTLHKALAEYYYPQFRKKEADPELFKKVEEALSFLNSFLEGQQYLAGDSLTVADIAILSTLAFFQAVGLDISKYSNVAKWYENGSKVTPAWNEIENTVAASKKLMESTFLLNQISKLSARQPIATNMDFYYSPYSSMGAAILNTGKALGLDINKIHVNVHQQEQLKPEFVKLNPQHTIPTLNDNGFVVWESRAILTYLVEQYGKDDSLYPKDPQKRALVNQRLYFDMGKLYKAFLEYFYQQIQKKPEDPELFKEVEAALEFLNVFLEGEKYVAGDSFTVADIAILATVANLKVINVDYSKYTNIVRWYENGRKEAPGWEEVENTADNFKAVIEARK from the exons ATGGATCTTTATTATTCGCCTTACGCTTCATCGACTGGTGCCATTCTTTTACTTGGCAAGGTTTTTGGTgtggaaattaataaaattccGATCAATATCCAGGCAAAAGAACAGCTAAAGCCTGAGTTTGTGAAACTGAATCCTCAGCACACCATTCCTACAATCGTCGACAACGGATTCTCTCTTTGGGAATCTCGTGTTATTCTCACCTATCTGATCGAGAAGTACGCAAAGGATGATTCCCTTTACCCTAAGGACCCTCAAAAACGTGCTGTTGTGAATCAACGACTCTACTTTGATTTGGGAACACTACACAAGGCTCTCGCAGAGTACTACTATCCACAGTTCCGAAAGAAAGAAGCTGATCCCGAGCTATTCAAGAAGGTAGAGGAGGCCCTAAGTTTCCTCAATAGT TTTTTGGAGGGCCAACAGTACCTGGCAGGTGATTCTCTCACCGTTGCTGACATTGCCATTCTCTCCACCCTTGCTTTCTTCCAAGCCGTCGGTCTAGACATTAGCAAATACAGCAATGTTGCCAAGTGGTACGAAAATGGTAGCAAAGTGACTCCTGCATGGAATGAGATCGAGAATACTGTGGCTGCTTCGAAGAAATTGATGGAATC AACCTTTTTGCTGAATCAAATTAGTAAACTTTCAGCTCGGCAACCCATCGCAACAAACatggatttttattattcaccTTACTCTTCAATGGGTGCTGCTATCCTTAATACTGGAAAGGCTCTTGGTCTCGACATCAATAAAATTCATGTCAACGTTCACCAGCAGGAACAACTGAAGCCGGAATTCGTGAAGCTCAATCCACAGCACACCATTCCCACGCTCAACGACAACGGTTTCGTTGTTTGGGAATCTCGAGCGATTCTCACCTATCTGGTTGAACAGTACGGAAAGGATGATTCTCTTTACCCGAAGGATCCTCAGAAACGTGCTCTTGTAAATCAACGCCTCTACTTCGATATGGGAAAGCTTTATAAAGCCTTCCTGGAGTACTTCTATCAACAAATCCAAAAGAAACCAGAAGATCCCGAGCTATTCAAGGAGGTGGAAGCTGCCCTAGAGTTCCTCAACGTTTTCCTCGAGGGTGAAAAGTATGTGGCAGGTGATTCCTTCACTGTTGCCGATATAGCTATCCTCGCAACCGTGGCCAATTTAAAAGTCATTAATGTAGACTAtagcaaatacacaaatattgtAAGATGGTATGAGAATGGTAGAAAAGAAGCACCTGGATGGGAAGAGGTTGAAAATACCGCTGATAATTTCAAGGCAGTCATTGAAGCAAGAAAGTAA
- the LOC133838492 gene encoding glutathione S-transferase 1-1-like yields the protein MDLYYAPYSSSTGAILLVGKVVGVEFNKITVNTREKEQLKPEFVKLNPQHTIPTIVDNGFSLWESRAILTYLIEKYAKDDSLYPKDPQKRAVVNQRVYFDLGTLFKALAEYYYPQFQKKEADPEQFKKVEEALSFLNSFLEGQQYLAGDSLTVADIAILSTIASFQAVGLDISKYSNVAKWYENGSKVTPAWEELENTVAALKKLVETLK from the coding sequence ATGGATCTTTATTATGCGCCTTACTCTTCATCGACTGGTGCCATTCTTTTAGTTGGCAAGGTTGTTGGTGTGgagtttaataaaattacGGTCAATACCCGGGAGAAGGAACAGCTAAAGCCGGAATTTGTGAAACTGAATCCTCAGCACACCATTCCTACAATCGTCGACAACGGATTCTCTCTGTGGGAATCTCGTGCCATTCTCACCTATCTGATCGAGAAGTATGCAAAGGATGATTCTCTTTATCCTAAGGACCCTCAAAAACGTGCTGTTGTGAATCAACGCGTCTACTTTGATTTGGGAACACTCTTCAAGGCTCTCGCAGAGTACTACTATCCACAGTTCCAAAAGAAAGAAGCTGATCCCGAGCAATTCAAGAAGGTAGAGGAGGCCCTAAGTTTCCTTAATAGTTTTTTGGAGGGGCAACAGTACCTGGCAGGTGATTCTCTCACCGTTGCTGACATTGCCATCCTCTCCACCATTGCTTCATTCCAAGCCGTCGGTCTAGACATTAGCAAATACAGCAATGTTGCCAAGTGGTACGAGAATGGTAGCAAAGTGACTCCTGCATGGGAAGAGCTTGAGAATACTGTGGCTGCTTTGAAGAAATTAGTGGAAACACTGAAGTAA